One segment of Streptosporangium brasiliense DNA contains the following:
- a CDS encoding crotonase/enoyl-CoA hydratase family protein, which yields MELLPISTPHCRVERAGHVVVVTLDRPEAKNALSSDMLVGLADAWAYVSDEPEVRVAVLTGADGTFCAGADLKAMGTPSSDPRVRQRASEIPDFHWKGLLRDCAALPAKPIVCAVEGYAVAGGTELLVGTDLRVVAESATLGLFEARRALFPMGGSAVRLPRQIPYAFAMDLLLTGRSVTAREALSMGLVNRVVPDGQALATALEIAGQISECGPLAVQAILRTYRETLGLPEAEALKVSDGIGWPVIGSEDAKEGSRAFREKRPAVYHGR from the coding sequence GTGGAACTTCTGCCGATCAGCACCCCGCACTGCCGCGTCGAGCGCGCCGGCCACGTCGTCGTCGTGACCCTGGACCGGCCCGAGGCGAAGAACGCGCTCTCCTCGGACATGCTGGTCGGCCTGGCCGACGCGTGGGCCTACGTGTCGGACGAGCCGGAGGTCCGCGTCGCCGTGCTGACCGGCGCGGACGGGACCTTCTGCGCGGGCGCCGACCTGAAGGCCATGGGCACCCCGTCGAGCGACCCCCGGGTCCGGCAGCGGGCCTCGGAGATCCCCGACTTCCACTGGAAGGGCCTGCTGCGCGACTGCGCCGCGCTGCCGGCCAAGCCGATCGTCTGCGCGGTCGAGGGCTACGCCGTGGCCGGGGGGACCGAGCTGCTCGTCGGCACCGACCTGCGGGTGGTCGCCGAGTCCGCCACTCTCGGCCTGTTCGAGGCCCGCCGCGCGCTGTTCCCGATGGGCGGCTCCGCGGTGCGGCTCCCGCGCCAGATCCCCTACGCCTTCGCCATGGACCTCCTCCTGACCGGCCGGTCCGTCACCGCCCGGGAGGCGCTGAGCATGGGCCTGGTCAACCGGGTCGTCCCGGACGGCCAGGCCCTGGCCACCGCCCTGGAGATCGCCGGCCAGATCAGCGAGTGCGGGCCGCTCGCCGTCCAGGCCATCCTGCGCACCTACCGCGAGACCCTCGGCCTGCCCGAGGCCGAGGCCCTGAAGGTCTCCGACGGCATCGGCTGGCCGGTGATCGGCTCCGAGGACGCCAAGGAGGGCTCCCGAGCCTTCCGGGAGAAGCGCCCGGCCGTCTACCACGGCAGATGA
- a CDS encoding acyl-CoA synthetase: MGTLGFWRLAQADPDWIAAVDPDGTEHRAGDLLARANRLVHGLRELGLKPGDGLCGLVPNGADGLVLYLAALQAGWYYTPVNWHLTGPEIGYIVADSEAQAFFVDERYAEEGLRGVAESGIDRARVFAFGQVEGVRPASDLTDGRSAAAPAGRTAGATMHYTSGTTGQPKGVRRPLSGLDPDDAAEMMTFLLSMFGITPGKENAHLVTSPNYHTAVTQFGGTALHMGHTLVYMDRWDAEETLRLCERYRVSNSHMVPTHFKRLLTLPEEVRSRYDLSSLRWMIHAAAPCPVPVKWAMFEWWGDCIYEYYAATEGGGTIATPEGWKKHPGTVGTAWPISELLIVDENLEPVPTGTPGTIYMKMMGVRFEYKGDQAKTEAGRLKDHFTVGDIGYLDEEGFLFLCDRKADMIISGGANIYPAEIENELMVHPKVADVAVFGIPDEEWGEQIKAVVEPAPGAAPSPELAAEILGSLKGRLSKMKWPKSIDFIEEMPREPNGKLLKRKLRDPYWEGRDRAI; encoded by the coding sequence ATGGGCACGCTCGGTTTCTGGAGACTGGCGCAGGCGGATCCGGACTGGATCGCCGCCGTGGATCCGGACGGCACCGAACATCGCGCCGGTGACCTGCTCGCCCGTGCCAACCGCCTCGTGCACGGCCTCCGGGAGCTGGGGCTCAAGCCCGGCGACGGCCTGTGCGGCCTGGTCCCGAACGGCGCCGACGGGCTGGTGCTCTATCTGGCCGCGCTGCAGGCCGGGTGGTACTACACGCCCGTCAACTGGCACCTCACCGGCCCCGAGATCGGCTACATCGTCGCCGACAGCGAGGCACAGGCGTTCTTCGTCGACGAGCGCTACGCGGAGGAGGGTCTGCGCGGCGTCGCGGAGTCGGGCATCGACCGCGCCCGCGTTTTCGCGTTCGGGCAGGTGGAGGGGGTCCGGCCCGCCTCGGACCTGACCGACGGCCGGTCCGCCGCCGCCCCCGCCGGCCGTACGGCGGGCGCCACCATGCACTACACCTCGGGGACCACCGGCCAGCCCAAGGGCGTGCGCCGGCCGCTCAGCGGCCTGGACCCCGACGACGCGGCCGAGATGATGACGTTCCTGCTCAGCATGTTCGGCATCACCCCGGGCAAGGAGAACGCCCACCTGGTCACCTCGCCGAACTACCACACCGCGGTCACCCAGTTCGGCGGTACGGCCCTGCACATGGGCCACACGCTCGTCTACATGGACCGGTGGGACGCCGAGGAGACGCTCCGGCTCTGCGAGCGGTACCGCGTCAGCAACTCGCACATGGTCCCCACCCACTTCAAACGCCTGCTCACGCTCCCCGAGGAGGTCAGGAGCAGATACGACCTGTCGTCACTCCGGTGGATGATCCACGCCGCGGCGCCCTGCCCGGTCCCGGTCAAGTGGGCGATGTTCGAGTGGTGGGGCGACTGCATCTACGAGTACTACGCCGCGACCGAGGGCGGCGGCACGATCGCCACCCCCGAGGGCTGGAAGAAGCACCCGGGCACCGTCGGCACCGCCTGGCCGATCAGCGAGCTGCTCATCGTGGACGAGAACCTGGAGCCGGTCCCGACGGGGACCCCGGGCACGATCTACATGAAGATGATGGGCGTCCGCTTCGAGTACAAGGGCGACCAGGCCAAGACCGAGGCCGGCCGGCTGAAGGACCACTTCACCGTCGGCGACATCGGCTACCTCGACGAGGAGGGGTTCCTCTTCCTCTGCGACCGCAAGGCCGACATGATCATCTCGGGTGGGGCCAACATCTACCCGGCCGAGATCGAGAACGAGCTGATGGTCCACCCGAAGGTCGCCGACGTGGCGGTGTTCGGCATCCCCGACGAGGAGTGGGGCGAGCAGATCAAGGCGGTGGTCGAGCCCGCGCCCGGCGCCGCCCCCTCGCCTGAGCTGGCCGCCGAGATCCTCGGATCGCTCAAGGGCCGCCTGTCGAAGATGAAGTGGCCGAAATCCATCGACTTCATCGAGGAGATGCCCCGCGAGCCCAACGGCAAGCTCCTCAAACGCAAGCTGCGCGACCCGTACTGGGAGGGGCGAGACCGTGCGATCTGA